The window AGCCTGGAGAGCGAGTAGGCGGCGGCGACGTCGAGGACGAGTTGGAAGGCGAGCGCCCCGAACGCGTAGTAGAGGGTGTTGAACAGCAGTTTGGCCAGGTCCATGACTTGCCAGGCGGCCGTGTAGTTGGCGGCGTGGAGGGAGTCGGGCACCAGGGTCGGCGGAACCTCGGCGAACTCCTCGGTGCTCTTGAGGCCGTTCGCGACCATCCAGTAGAGCGGGCCGAGGAAGACGACGGTGAACCCGACGACGACGAGGCCGAGGACGGCCCAGTACAGGAGTTTGCCTCGGGTGCGGCCCAACTGGGCGGGCGATATCAGCGTGCGCTCTGCCATGGGGGCTCCAGGTCAGCTCTCGTTGTCGCGGCTGAGGCGGACGTACAGCGCGGAGAAGCCCGCGAGCAGGACGAGCAGGCACAGCCCCAGGGCCGCCGCGCCGCCGTACTGGTTGAAGTTGAAGGCGTACTGGTAGATGAGGACGACCACGGTGGTGGTCGAGCCCTCCGGTCCGGCGCCACCAGTGAGCAGGAACGGTTCGACGAACACCTGCATCGTCGCGATGATCTGCATCAGCAACAGGAGGGAGAGGATGAGTCGGGTCTGCGGGATCGTGATGTGCCAGACCTTGCGCAGCAGTCCCGCCCCGTCGAGTTCGGCCGCCTCGTAGAGCTCTCCGGGGATGCCCTGGAGCGCGGCCAGGTAGATCAGGGTCGCGCCGCCCATGTTCATCCACGTCGAGGCGAGCACCACGGAGAGCATCGCGGTGTCGGTGGACTGGAGCCAGTCCTGCGCCGGCAGGTGCAGGAACTCCAGCACCCTGTTGAAGAGGCCGTAGCCCGGGTCGTAGAAGTACTTGAACAGCAGGATCGAGGCCACCGGGGGCATCATCACCGGGAGGTAGACCAGCATGCGCAGATAGCCCTGTGCGTGCCGGAACTCGTTGAGGACGACGGCGACCACGAAGGGGACGGCGAAGCCGAAGACCAGGGCGAGCCCCGTGAAGAGCAGGGTGTTGCGCCAGGCCTGCCAGAAACTCGGATCGTTGAAGACGTAGGTGAAGTTGTCCCAGCCCACCCAGCGGGTGGCGCCGCCCTCCGTCTTCTGGAAGGCCAGCAGGAACTCCCGGACCATCGGGTACCAGGAGAAGAAGGAGAAGCAGAGGACGGCGCCGATCAGGAAGCCGTGGGCCGTGAGGTTCCGCTTGACCGCCCGGCGGAACGCGTCGCGCGAGGGTCCGTCGGTGCGGGACTCACGGGTCCGGGTTCCCGGGTTCCGGGGTCCGGCGGTCTTCCCGGTGGATCCGGGCAGGGTGGGGGCCGACATCGCCGCTCGCTCCTTGGTGGGTCGTCGCCATCGATACGCGGGGCCGGGGGCCGGGCGGGCGGTGCCGGGCCGGGGAGGTTCACCCGGCGCCGCCCGGGGCCGTCACTGGTTGGCCAGTACCTGGTTGACCGCCTTCTCGGCCTCGCCCAGCAACTGGGCCGCGTCCGCGCCCTTGTTCGTGAGCACCCCCGACATCACCTTGTCGAGGACCTTGTAGACCTCCTGGGCCTTCGGCGGCTCCGCCTTGCCGGGCACCGGGTTGTCCAGGAAGGGCTTGAAGTTGGCGACCGGCATGGTGGCGCTCGCCGCCTTCAGCCCGTCGTCCTTGGCCTTGCTCGCGCCGGTGAAGAAGGCCGGCTGCGGGAGTCCGACCGGCAGGCCGTCGGCCTTGCTGCGGTCGTACTGGAACTGGCCCTTGCCGACCGCGAGGGTCTTGAAGTTCAGCCAGGCGACGGCCGCCTTGACCTTGTCGGGCGAGCTGCCCTTCTTGATCATGTAGCCGTTGCCGCCGGCGAGCGTGGACGCGCCACCGGGTATCGGCCCCATGCCGAAGTTCTCGTACGTGGCGCCGAGTTGCTGGACCATGTAGGTGATGTCATCGGGTGCGGCGAGGAACATGCCGAGCTTGTCCGAGGCCATCTGCTTCTGCAGGTCGCCCCACTTGAGCAGCTGGGTCTTGCCCATGCTGTCGTCCTCCCAGCGCATGGCGTGGAGGTTGTCGACGATCTGCCGGCCCGTGGCGTTGTTGAACGCGGCCTTGCCGTCGGCGCCGACGATGTCGCCGCCCAGCCCGTACATGGCGGCCGTGTAGTGCCAGCCACCGGTGTTCTCCACGCTGTACTCGCCGTAGCCGGCGACCCCGTTGCCGAGGGCCGCGATCTTCTTCGCGGTGGCGCGGACCTCGTCCCAGGTGCGCGGCGGGGTGTCGGGGTTCAGGCCGGCCTGCTGGAAGAGCTTGCGGTTGACGAGCAGGCCCATCGTGTAGTTGCTGGTGGGGAGGCCGTACAGCTTGCCGTCGCTCTTGAGGACGTTCAGGACGTTCTTGTCGATGTCGGCGAACGCGGGGACCGTCTCGGGGGTCACGTACGCCGTGATGTCCTCGGCCCCGTCGTTGTCGAGCACCTGCTTCAGGTCGGTGAAGTAGGCGTAGAAGACGTCCGGTTGGGACTTGGCCTTGAGCATCGCGGTGAAGCGCGGGGGCTCCAGGCACTGGCCGGGCGTCGAGCGACCCTCGACGGTGACGTTCGGGTACGTCTTGTTGAACTCCGCCACGTCCTCCTTCCACTCCTTGAGCTCCGCCGCCTTCGCCGCGGGCGGCATGCAGTCGATGGAGAGGGTGACCTTGGCCTTCGGGTCGAGCGGGGCGGAGACGTCGGCGACACCGCCACTCGGCTGCGGCTTCGGGTCGTCGCCGCTGCTGCTCGTACCGCACGCCGCGAGGGCGGTGACGGCAAGCGCGGAGACGAGGGCGGCCGCGACGTTGCGGCGGACGTGGGTTCTCATCGGTGGTCCCCTTCGAGCATCGAACAGGAGGCGTGGGGGCGAGCGGGGCACACTCAACCACCGCCCACAGATGAACGCAATATCTCGCGCAGATTTCGTAAGGAACTGACATTGGGATGTCCGACAGCTCGGACACGGGACGCAAAAAGGGCTCCGGAACGTCCATGGGACGTTCCGGAGCCCTCGGTGGAGCACGAGGAAGCGGTACGGGCTACCTGCGGGGCGCCTGCGCGGTGGACCCGCGGACCACCAGCTCCGGCTCGAAGAGCAGCTCGCCGGGCTGTACGGCGGCTCCCTGGATCTGGGCGGTGAGCAGTTCCACGGCGGCCCGCCCCATGGCCTCGATGGGCTGCCGGACGGTGGTCAGCGGGGGCTCGGTGCAGTTCATGAACGCCGAGTCGTCGTAGCCGACCACGGAGATCTCCCGGGGCACGTCCAGCCCCCGGCGACGCGCTGCCCGCACGGCGCCCAGGGCCAGGGGGTCGCTCGCGCAGATGATGCCGGTGACCCCGCGGTCCAGCAGACGGGAGGCGGCCGCGTGCCCGCCCTCCAGGGAGAACAGGGTCCGCTCCACGTGGGCGGCCGGCAGTTCGGCACCCGCCGCGGCGACCACGGCCTGGGCGGCCACCAGCTTGCGCAGCGAGGGCATGTGGTCGGGCGGGCCCAGCACGAGCCCGATGCGTTCGTGACCCAGGGAGGCCAGGTGCCGCCAGGCCTGCTCGACGGCGACGGCGTCGTCGCAGGCCACGCACGGGAAACCGAGGTCCTCGATGGAGGCGTTGATCAGCACCACCGGGACCTTGCGCTCGGACAGCAGCCGGTAGTGCTCGTGCGGGGCGTCGGCCTGCGCGAAGAGCCCGCCGGCGAAGACCACGCCCGACACCTGCTGCTGGAGCAGGAGTTCCACGTAGTCGGCCTCGGAGACCCCGCCGGTGGTCTGCGTACACAGCACCGGGGTCAGCCCCTGCTGCGCCAGCGCACCCCCGATGACCTCGGCGAAGGCCGGGAAGATGGGGTTCTGGAGCTCGGGCAGCACCAACCCGACCAGCCGGGCGCGCTCGCCGCGCAACTGGGTGGGGCGCTCGTAGCCGAGCACGTCGAGAGCGGTGAGCACGGACTGTCGGGTCGCCTCCGAGACGCCCGGCTTGCCGTTGAGCACCCGGCTGACCGTTGCCTCGCTGACTCCCACCTTCTTCGCCACTTGAGCAAGTCGTCGCGTCATGAGCGCAAGAGTAGCGCAAGGAATGCAAGTCGCTTGCAGTTCCCTTACGGCCAGTTTGGGTCATGCGGGCCCCGCCTGGGAAGGCCCCGTACGCCCGTACCGCTCGCGCCGCACCACGCGCGCCGGGCGGGCTCCACGATGCGGCCGGGGCCTCGGAGCACACTGGCGGCAGAGCCCCCCGCATCCCCGCGACCGCAGGAGGAACGGCCATGACCCCGCCCGAGAAGGCCGTCCACACCAACGGCGTCACCCTCGCCACGCAGGCCTTCGGCGACGCGACCGACCCGACGGTGCTCCTCGTCTCGGGCGCCGAGGCCACCATGGACTGGTGGGACGAGGAGTTCGTCGCCCGGCTCGGCGCCGCCGGCCGCCACGTCATCCGCTACGACACCCGCGACACCGGGCGCTCCACCGTCTTCCCCATCGGCGAGCCCCCGTACACCGGGGATGATCTCCTCCTCGACGCCCTCGGTGTCCTCGACGCCCTCGGTGTCCTCGACGCCCACGGCGTCGCCGCGGCCCATGTCGTCGGCGTCTCCATGGGCGGCGCACTCGCGCAGCGTCTGGCCGTCCTGCACCCCCGGCGCGTCGTCACGCTGACCCTGATGTCCACCAGCCCTGACGGCCCCGGCGGTCCCGGCAGGCCTGATCTGCCGCCCGTGAGCGAAGCCCTGGCCCGATGGTTCGCCGAGCCCCGGCCCGCTCCCGACTGGGCCGACCGCGACGCGGTCATCGCGTACTTCCTCGCGGGCGAGCACGCCTTCGCGGGTCTCATCCCGGTGGACGAGGAGCGCCTGCGCGCCACCGCCGGGCGCGCGTACGACCGCAGCCCCGTGCCGGCCGCCGCGTCCAACCACTGGAGCGTCGAGGGGGGCGAGCCCGTTCGGGCCCGCCTCGGTGAGATCGCCGCGCCGACGCTGGTCCTGCACGGCACGCACG of the Streptomyces sp. NBC_01426 genome contains:
- a CDS encoding carbohydrate ABC transporter permease yields the protein MSAPTLPGSTGKTAGPRNPGTRTRESRTDGPSRDAFRRAVKRNLTAHGFLIGAVLCFSFFSWYPMVREFLLAFQKTEGGATRWVGWDNFTYVFNDPSFWQAWRNTLLFTGLALVFGFAVPFVVAVVLNEFRHAQGYLRMLVYLPVMMPPVASILLFKYFYDPGYGLFNRVLEFLHLPAQDWLQSTDTAMLSVVLASTWMNMGGATLIYLAALQGIPGELYEAAELDGAGLLRKVWHITIPQTRLILSLLLLMQIIATMQVFVEPFLLTGGAGPEGSTTTVVVLIYQYAFNFNQYGGAAALGLCLLVLLAGFSALYVRLSRDNES
- a CDS encoding ABC transporter substrate-binding protein; translation: MRTHVRRNVAAALVSALAVTALAACGTSSSGDDPKPQPSGGVADVSAPLDPKAKVTLSIDCMPPAAKAAELKEWKEDVAEFNKTYPNVTVEGRSTPGQCLEPPRFTAMLKAKSQPDVFYAYFTDLKQVLDNDGAEDITAYVTPETVPAFADIDKNVLNVLKSDGKLYGLPTSNYTMGLLVNRKLFQQAGLNPDTPPRTWDEVRATAKKIAALGNGVAGYGEYSVENTGGWHYTAAMYGLGGDIVGADGKAAFNNATGRQIVDNLHAMRWEDDSMGKTQLLKWGDLQKQMASDKLGMFLAAPDDITYMVQQLGATYENFGMGPIPGGASTLAGGNGYMIKKGSSPDKVKAAVAWLNFKTLAVGKGQFQYDRSKADGLPVGLPQPAFFTGASKAKDDGLKAASATMPVANFKPFLDNPVPGKAEPPKAQEVYKVLDKVMSGVLTNKGADAAQLLGEAEKAVNQVLANQ
- a CDS encoding LacI family DNA-binding transcriptional regulator; translated protein: MTRRLAQVAKKVGVSEATVSRVLNGKPGVSEATRQSVLTALDVLGYERPTQLRGERARLVGLVLPELQNPIFPAFAEVIGGALAQQGLTPVLCTQTTGGVSEADYVELLLQQQVSGVVFAGGLFAQADAPHEHYRLLSERKVPVVLINASIEDLGFPCVACDDAVAVEQAWRHLASLGHERIGLVLGPPDHMPSLRKLVAAQAVVAAAGAELPAAHVERTLFSLEGGHAAASRLLDRGVTGIICASDPLALGAVRAARRRGLDVPREISVVGYDDSAFMNCTEPPLTTVRQPIEAMGRAAVELLTAQIQGAAVQPGELLFEPELVVRGSTAQAPRR
- a CDS encoding alpha/beta fold hydrolase, yielding MTPPEKAVHTNGVTLATQAFGDATDPTVLLVSGAEATMDWWDEEFVARLGAAGRHVIRYDTRDTGRSTVFPIGEPPYTGDDLLLDALGVLDALGVLDAHGVAAAHVVGVSMGGALAQRLAVLHPRRVVTLTLMSTSPDGPGGPGRPDLPPVSEALARWFAEPRPAPDWADRDAVIAYFLAGEHAFAGLIPVDEERLRATAGRAYDRSPVPAAASNHWSVEGGEPVRARLGEIAAPTLVLHGTHDPLFPYGHAEALAHEIPGATLVPLAGMGHQMPVPEVWDTVIPALVRHTAPR